Proteins encoded within one genomic window of Granulicella pectinivorans:
- a CDS encoding M16 family metallopeptidase: MKNQILFTTLFALAAVAGAQVPAPRPVPATAAVQPWKKIPIPPLHDFKPEQPKKIVLDNGLTIFLQEDHELPFIDGTILIKGGSRDEPADKVGLVSLYGQTWRTSGTAAVAGDVLDERLAMKAATIETGGGLATTSLRWSSLKEDYDTVSASAFDLLLHPAFKADKLALAKRQLEAGIARRNDDAAGIASRAAVQLAYGKQGPYGRQAEFATVEAVTVADLSAWHDRTLAAGGMIVALEGDFDSAAMEAKLRSVFSTLPRGEALPAVPNLFPPPHPGVYFVDKSDVDQSNVILVGLGTERSNPDYYALSVMNEIFSGGFGSRVFQTVRTKLGLAYSVGGSYGASYDHDGLFEVQAATKSASTVAATRAMIDEIGKLKSVPPTATELKNAKDDVLNSFIFHYDSKDKTLAEQLTLALYGYPADFLEKYKTGIEKVTAEDVTRVANKYIDASKLAIVIVGNAQEMGGPPSALGPVTNLDITIPPPPAPPAKKK, encoded by the coding sequence ATGAAAAACCAAATTCTCTTCACCACTCTTTTTGCCCTTGCCGCAGTCGCAGGAGCCCAGGTTCCCGCTCCCAGGCCCGTTCCGGCAACCGCTGCCGTCCAGCCGTGGAAGAAGATTCCGATTCCTCCGCTGCATGACTTCAAGCCGGAGCAGCCGAAGAAGATCGTGCTGGACAATGGTCTGACGATCTTTTTGCAGGAGGATCACGAGCTTCCGTTCATCGACGGCACCATCCTGATCAAGGGTGGAAGTCGCGACGAACCTGCCGATAAGGTGGGGCTCGTCTCGCTGTATGGGCAGACCTGGCGCACCAGTGGCACCGCTGCCGTGGCGGGCGATGTGCTGGACGAGCGGCTCGCGATGAAGGCGGCGACCATCGAGACGGGAGGCGGTCTCGCGACCACTTCGCTGCGCTGGTCTTCGCTCAAGGAGGACTACGATACCGTTTCGGCGTCTGCCTTCGACCTGCTGCTCCATCCCGCGTTCAAGGCCGACAAGCTCGCGCTGGCCAAGCGTCAGCTTGAGGCCGGCATTGCCCGCCGCAACGATGATGCCGCAGGCATTGCCAGCCGCGCGGCCGTGCAACTCGCCTACGGCAAGCAGGGCCCCTACGGACGCCAGGCGGAGTTTGCCACGGTGGAGGCGGTTACGGTGGCGGATCTCTCAGCGTGGCACGACCGCACGCTGGCGGCCGGCGGCATGATCGTCGCGCTCGAAGGCGACTTCGACTCCGCGGCGATGGAGGCCAAGCTGCGGAGTGTCTTTTCGACGCTGCCCCGCGGTGAGGCGCTTCCGGCTGTGCCGAACCTGTTTCCGCCGCCGCATCCGGGCGTCTATTTCGTCGACAAATCGGATGTGGATCAGTCGAACGTGATCCTCGTCGGCCTCGGCACGGAGCGCAGCAATCCGGACTATTACGCGCTGAGCGTGATGAATGAGATCTTCTCGGGCGGCTTCGGCTCGCGTGTCTTCCAGACCGTGCGGACCAAGCTTGGCCTGGCGTATTCGGTGGGTGGAAGCTACGGCGCGTCGTACGATCACGACGGTCTGTTCGAGGTGCAGGCCGCCACGAAGAGCGCGTCGACGGTCGCGGCGACCAGGGCGATGATCGACGAGATCGGCAAGCTGAAGAGCGTGCCGCCCACGGCGACCGAGCTGAAAAACGCCAAGGACGACGTGCTGAACTCGTTCATCTTCCACTACGACTCCAAGGACAAGACGCTGGCCGAGCAGTTAACGCTCGCGCTCTACGGCTATCCGGCTGACTTTCTCGAGAAGTACAAGACGGGCATCGAGAAGGTGACGGCGGAGGATGTGACGCGCGTGGCGAACAAGTACATCGACGCGTCGAAGCTGGCGATTGTGATCGTTGGCAACGCACAGGAGATGGGGGGACCGCCATCGGCGCTTGGTCCGGTAACGAACCTGGACATCACGATTCCTCCCCCGCCTGCCCCTCCGGCGAAGAAGAAGTAG
- a CDS encoding M16 family metallopeptidase translates to MFKTYRSLPPTLALAGALVFGLAGTPVVAHAQDLASFEKRTTVKVLPNGLTILICERPEAPVFSYFTMVDAGSADDPQGASGLAHMFEHMAFKGTSEIGTTNYPAEKVALAKVEIAYAAYDAEKRKRVGQDPKKLAELKKTFDAATDAAQKYVIPNAFPQIAEQNGAEGLNASTGEDSTQYFWSMPSNRLELWAYMEASRIGDPVEREFYKERDVVQEERRMRIDSSPVGRMVEQFLATAYVAHPYGRSGVGWESEISQVTATEAAAFHKKYYVPANIVIAVVGDVKASTAMPILVKYFGKIPAGPKPEPMTTIEPQQMAEKNVIIHDQAQPFYLEGYHRPDYRDPDDAVYDAITDIFSNGRTARLYRTLVRDQRIAATAQGFSGFPGDKFPGLFAFYAVPLPGHTTDEVAAAIHKEIERLKTEDVTDDELAKFKTRTKADRLRGLADNAGLAQQLADYQTKFGDWRAMFREQAKDDAVTKADIRRVANQVFVESNRTTARIESIVPKAAPAAKNGAGQ, encoded by the coding sequence TTGTTCAAGACGTACCGCTCTCTCCCCCCAACTCTGGCTCTGGCTGGCGCACTGGTGTTCGGTCTGGCAGGAACGCCGGTGGTTGCCCATGCTCAGGATCTGGCCAGTTTTGAAAAGCGCACCACGGTCAAGGTTTTGCCCAATGGTCTGACGATCCTGATCTGCGAACGTCCCGAGGCTCCCGTTTTCAGCTACTTCACGATGGTGGACGCAGGCTCCGCTGACGATCCGCAGGGTGCCAGCGGGCTGGCTCACATGTTCGAGCATATGGCCTTCAAGGGCACCAGCGAGATTGGCACGACGAACTATCCGGCAGAGAAGGTCGCGCTGGCCAAGGTGGAGATTGCCTACGCCGCCTACGACGCCGAGAAGCGCAAGCGCGTCGGACAGGATCCGAAGAAGCTGGCCGAGCTGAAGAAGACCTTCGACGCCGCGACCGATGCCGCGCAGAAGTATGTGATTCCCAACGCCTTTCCGCAGATCGCGGAGCAGAACGGCGCGGAGGGGCTGAATGCCTCGACCGGCGAGGATTCGACGCAGTACTTCTGGAGCATGCCTTCGAACCGGCTGGAGCTGTGGGCCTATATGGAGGCGAGCCGGATTGGCGACCCGGTGGAGCGTGAGTTCTACAAGGAGCGCGACGTGGTGCAGGAGGAACGCCGCATGCGTATCGACTCCTCTCCCGTTGGCCGAATGGTCGAGCAGTTTCTGGCGACCGCGTACGTAGCGCACCCCTATGGGCGCTCGGGCGTGGGCTGGGAGAGCGAAATCAGCCAGGTGACCGCGACCGAGGCCGCTGCCTTCCACAAGAAGTACTATGTGCCCGCGAATATCGTGATTGCGGTGGTGGGCGATGTGAAGGCGTCGACCGCGATGCCGATCCTGGTGAAGTACTTCGGCAAGATTCCCGCTGGACCGAAGCCCGAGCCGATGACGACGATTGAGCCGCAGCAGATGGCGGAGAAGAACGTCATCATCCACGATCAGGCGCAGCCCTTCTACCTTGAGGGCTATCACCGCCCGGACTACCGGGATCCCGATGATGCCGTCTACGATGCGATCACGGACATCTTCTCGAATGGCCGTACGGCGCGTCTGTACCGCACGCTTGTCCGCGACCAGCGCATTGCCGCCACAGCGCAGGGCTTCTCGGGCTTCCCCGGCGACAAGTTTCCGGGGCTCTTCGCGTTCTACGCCGTGCCGCTTCCGGGACATACGACGGATGAGGTGGCGGCCGCGATCCACAAGGAGATCGAGCGCCTGAAGACCGAGGATGTGACGGACGACGAGCTCGCGAAGTTCAAGACGCGCACTAAGGCTGATCGTCTGCGCGGTCTGGCGGACAACGCCGGTCTTGCGCAGCAGCTTGCCGACTACCAGACCAAGTTCGGCGACTGGCGCGCGATGTTCCGTGAGCAGGCCAAGGACGACGCCGTGACCAAGGCGGATATCCGCCGCGTGGCGAACCAGGTTTTCGTCGAGAGCAACCGCACCACGGCGCGCATCGAGTCGATCGTGCCCAAAGCCGCTCCAGCAGCGAAGAACGGAGCCGGACAGTAA